A single region of the Polymorphum gilvum SL003B-26A1 genome encodes:
- a CDS encoding transporter substrate-binding domain-containing protein: MIMTERAFLAMVLLLIVAISGLGFESRAQPSSSPETAAPVVPNFWDPRSMADRPPFPPDKIEFLATDDFPPFSFRDADERLTGFNVDLARALCEELGSSCSLRIKAFDALIPALEEKEGDAVIAGLAKTADLVGKFAFSDAYLRLPARFAVRKGREAAFETDSFSTMTVSVVEGSRHAAFLADFLPQLRLRAYASLVEARKALADGTVDAHFGDALSLSFWISGEASDDCCTFAGGPWLEPGYFDQGLMIAVRKQDAALLDALNYALRRLQERGIYGELYLRYFPLSFY, translated from the coding sequence ATGATAATGACGGAACGCGCATTTCTCGCAATGGTTTTATTATTAATTGTTGCGATCTCTGGTTTAGGCTTCGAGAGCCGCGCGCAACCATCGTCGTCGCCTGAGACGGCCGCGCCTGTGGTGCCCAACTTCTGGGACCCGCGCAGCATGGCGGATCGGCCACCGTTCCCGCCGGACAAGATCGAGTTCCTGGCCACGGACGACTTCCCGCCCTTCTCGTTTCGCGATGCGGATGAGCGGCTGACGGGCTTCAACGTCGATCTTGCGCGGGCACTGTGCGAGGAACTCGGCAGCTCCTGCAGCCTGCGTATCAAGGCCTTCGACGCCTTGATCCCGGCGCTCGAGGAAAAGGAAGGTGACGCGGTCATTGCGGGCCTCGCAAAGACTGCGGATCTCGTGGGCAAATTCGCCTTCTCGGATGCCTACCTGCGCCTACCTGCGCGGTTCGCGGTGCGGAAAGGCAGGGAAGCCGCTTTCGAGACCGACTCTTTTTCCACGATGACAGTGTCCGTGGTTGAAGGCAGCCGACATGCGGCTTTTCTTGCCGACTTTCTGCCTCAACTGCGGTTACGTGCCTACGCCAGCCTTGTCGAAGCGCGCAAAGCGCTTGCCGACGGAACGGTCGACGCGCATTTCGGGGATGCGCTATCGCTGTCCTTCTGGATTTCGGGCGAAGCATCCGACGATTGCTGCACCTTCGCCGGCGGCCCCTGGCTGGAGCCGGGCTATTTCGACCAGGGTCTGATGATTGCAGTCCGCAAGCAGGATGCCGCGCTGCTGGATGCCCTGAACTATGCGCTCAGGCGCCTTCAGGAGCGCGGCATCTATGGCGAACTCTACCTGCGCTACTTTCCGCTGAGTTTTTATTGA
- a CDS encoding alpha/beta family hydrolase, which translates to MTDFLWTRPSSMPSATLLLAHGAGAPMDSAFMTRLAEALTSEGVAVARFEFPYMAARRSDGRKLPPPRAEKLIGAFQTAVQTVLHEVDGPLLIGGKSMGGRVAAMLAGGASLPGRVLGVVCVGYPFHPTAKPEHWRLEPLQQASRPVLIAQGERDPFGSRAELEAVSLPANVEIVFLEDGNHDLGPRGQSPATWDGNIGAAARSIADFARRLGSRTSA; encoded by the coding sequence ATGACCGACTTCCTCTGGACCCGACCTTCCTCGATGCCATCGGCGACGCTGCTCCTCGCCCATGGCGCAGGTGCGCCGATGGATTCGGCATTCATGACCCGTCTTGCCGAGGCGCTTACCTCGGAAGGCGTCGCCGTGGCGCGGTTCGAGTTCCCCTATATGGCGGCACGCCGGTCCGACGGCAGGAAACTACCCCCGCCGCGAGCAGAAAAGCTAATCGGGGCTTTCCAGACCGCCGTCCAGACCGTCCTGCACGAGGTCGACGGCCCCTTGCTGATCGGCGGCAAGTCGATGGGCGGCCGGGTCGCTGCAATGCTGGCCGGCGGCGCTTCCCTGCCGGGCCGGGTGCTCGGCGTCGTCTGTGTCGGCTACCCGTTCCATCCGACCGCCAAGCCCGAGCACTGGCGCCTCGAACCGCTGCAGCAGGCGTCCAGACCCGTGCTGATTGCCCAGGGCGAGCGGGATCCCTTCGGATCGCGGGCCGAACTGGAGGCCGTGTCCCTGCCGGCCAACGTCGAGATCGTCTTCCTGGAGGACGGCAATCACGACCTCGGACCGCGCGGACAATCGCCGGCAACCTGGGACGGCAACATCGGCGCCGCCGCCCGCTCGATTGCCGATTTCGCGCGGCGTCTCGGATCACGGACGAGCGCCTGA